One window of the Streptococcus parasanguinis ATCC 15912 genome contains the following:
- a CDS encoding gamma-glutamyl-gamma-aminobutyrate hydrolase family protein gives MSRTIVGVSANLCPVDPEGKNLHSSVSSQFAEGIRQAGGLPMVIPMGDPSLVKDYVETIDKLILSGGQNVDPSLYGEEKTIESDDYNIERDQFELALLKEAVRQNKPVLGICRGVQLINVAFGGTLNQEIEGHWQGLPFGTSHSIETKKGSVVEQLFGQASRINSVHRQSIKDLAPNFRATAFDPRDHTIEAIEAVDGHRIMGLQWHPEYLVNEEEGNLELFRYLLQEL, from the coding sequence ATGAGCAGAACAATTGTTGGAGTATCCGCTAATCTCTGTCCGGTTGACCCGGAAGGGAAAAACCTTCATTCCTCCGTGTCTAGTCAGTTTGCGGAAGGAATCCGTCAAGCAGGAGGACTTCCAATGGTCATCCCGATGGGAGATCCTTCCTTAGTCAAGGATTATGTTGAAACGATTGACAAGTTGATCTTAAGTGGAGGCCAAAATGTCGATCCTAGTCTCTATGGCGAAGAAAAAACCATTGAGAGTGATGATTACAATATCGAACGGGACCAATTTGAGCTTGCCCTACTGAAGGAAGCAGTACGCCAAAACAAACCGGTTCTAGGAATCTGCCGTGGGGTTCAGTTGATCAATGTGGCTTTTGGAGGAACACTCAATCAAGAGATCGAGGGACATTGGCAAGGACTTCCGTTTGGGACTTCCCATTCTATCGAGACTAAAAAAGGTAGTGTGGTGGAGCAACTCTTTGGACAGGCCAGTCGAATCAATTCCGTTCACCGTCAAAGTATCAAGGATCTTGCACCAAATTTCCGTGCGACTGCCTTTGATCCGCGCGATCACACCATCGAAGCGATAGAAGCAGTAGACGGTCATCGGATTATGGGATTACAATGGCATCCAGAATACTTGGTCAATGAAGAAGAAGGGAATTTAGAACTCTTCCGTTATTTATTACAGGAATTGTAA